One window of Paenibacillus sp. FSL K6-3182 genomic DNA carries:
- the xseA gene encoding exodeoxyribonuclease VII large subunit: MADQPRIYSIKELNRYIRMKMESDTLLGDIWLRGEISNFTHHSSGHMYFTLKDSDSRIKSIMFSSHNQRLPFIPKEGTKVIARGNITVYERDGNYQFYVNSMQPDGIGSLYLAFEQLKSKLSNEGLFAESRKRAIPLFPKAIGVITSPTGAAVRDIIITLQRRYPLIPIYVYPVLVQGTGAAPAIVKAIEAMNRFGEADVLIVGRGGGSLEELWAFNEESVARSISNSQIPIISAVGHETDFTIADFVADLRAATPTAAAELAVPSISELKQQLNRQQQRLVQGIRYRVSDEKEKLQRIRRSPFFLHPRRYLLEQAERLDRLSEQLVQRTKRITERSHIRLARQQATLSAHHPGERVAFAAKRWQTATKQLESAMNNSVKDRKNKLYTSMKQLDALSPLKVMSRGYSLVYDEQEQRLIKSIRDVKVGDIVKVKVADGQLDCHVGSLRGDQMDGSNESK; encoded by the coding sequence ATGGCTGATCAGCCTCGAATTTATTCCATAAAAGAGCTTAATCGGTATATTCGCATGAAAATGGAGTCGGATACACTGCTTGGCGATATTTGGCTGCGCGGTGAAATTTCCAATTTCACACATCATTCAAGCGGACATATGTATTTTACGCTGAAAGATAGCGATAGCCGGATCAAATCCATTATGTTCTCATCCCATAACCAGCGGCTTCCGTTTATACCTAAGGAAGGCACAAAGGTAATTGCTAGAGGGAATATAACGGTTTATGAGCGCGACGGCAATTATCAGTTTTATGTTAATTCGATGCAGCCTGACGGCATAGGGAGCTTATATCTAGCGTTTGAACAGCTTAAGAGCAAGCTGAGCAATGAAGGGCTCTTCGCAGAGTCGCGCAAACGGGCGATTCCTCTTTTTCCAAAGGCTATTGGAGTTATCACATCGCCGACGGGTGCAGCTGTACGTGATATTATCATTACGTTGCAGCGCCGTTACCCATTAATACCGATATATGTTTATCCTGTGCTCGTTCAAGGGACTGGGGCAGCACCTGCTATTGTAAAAGCGATAGAAGCAATGAACCGTTTCGGCGAAGCCGACGTATTAATTGTAGGGCGCGGCGGAGGATCATTAGAAGAGCTCTGGGCTTTCAATGAAGAATCCGTTGCTCGAAGCATATCGAACTCGCAGATTCCGATAATTAGTGCGGTAGGCCATGAAACAGATTTCACGATTGCTGATTTTGTCGCTGATTTGCGTGCCGCCACACCTACAGCTGCAGCAGAGCTCGCTGTTCCGAGCATTTCCGAATTGAAGCAGCAGCTGAATCGCCAGCAGCAGCGTCTAGTTCAAGGAATTCGCTACCGTGTAAGTGACGAGAAGGAGAAGCTGCAGCGTATAAGGCGTTCACCTTTTTTCTTGCATCCGCGCAGGTATTTGCTTGAACAGGCAGAACGGCTCGATCGATTGTCAGAGCAACTCGTTCAGCGAACAAAACGTATTACAGAACGAAGTCATATAAGATTGGCAAGGCAGCAAGCTACACTTTCTGCCCATCATCCTGGCGAGCGGGTAGCTTTCGCAGCCAAACGGTGGCAGACAGCGACGAAGCAGCTAGAGAGTGCTATGAATAATTCTGTTAAAGACAGGAAAAACAAGCTTTATACCTCTATGAAGCAGCTTGATGCTTTAAGTCCTTTAAAAGTTATGTCTAGAGGTTATAGCCTTGTGTACGATGAGCAAGAGCAACGATTAATCAAATCGATTCGCGATGTGAAAGTAGGCGACATCGTAAAGGTGAAAGTAGCAGACGGTCAGCTAGATTGTCATGTAGGTTCATTGAGAGGAGATCAAATGGATGGCAGCAACGAATCAAAGTGA